Proteins from one Fragaria vesca subsp. vesca linkage group LG6, FraVesHawaii_1.0, whole genome shotgun sequence genomic window:
- the LOC101307224 gene encoding uncharacterized protein LOC101307224, whose translation MATSSSTILSSSFLPAKVLTANNPTQQICNLPNGSLRRAASTKRASFSVRAAKLPPGLVVPKVEPKFQAPFAGFTRTAEIWNSRACMIGLIGTFVVELILNKGILQLIGVEIGKGLDIPL comes from the exons ATGGCAACTTCATCATCTACCATACTATCGTCTTCCTTTCTCCCTGCTAAGGTTTTAACAGCAAACAATCCAACCCAGCAAATCTGCAATCTCCCAAATGGGTCTTTGCGTCGCGCAGCCTCCACGAAACGTGCCTCCTTCAGCGTTCGAGCCGCCAAGCTTCCTCCTGGA CTGGTGGTGCCAAAAGTAGAGCCGAAGTTTCAGGCCCCTTTTGCTGGGTTCACTAGGACTGCAGAAATATGGAACTCCAGAGCTTGTATGATTGGACTCATTGGAACCTTCGTTGTAGAATTG ATATTGAACAAGGGGATACTGCAGCTGATTGGAGTTGAAATTGGGAAAGGTCTTGATATTCCCCTGTGA